The proteins below come from a single Eucalyptus grandis isolate ANBG69807.140 chromosome 3, ASM1654582v1, whole genome shotgun sequence genomic window:
- the LOC120291458 gene encoding disease resistance protein RPV1-like, translating to MKRKRSPSDKFEVFLSFRGPDTRTNFTDFLYYTLLDKGIGVFIDNQGIDVGEEIGPEIFQAIDDSEICIPIFSRGYASSSWCLRELEHMMKRRKTNELEVMPIFYDVEPSDVKLETRVYRDALTLHEQKRGIEIVQRWAEALKEVSRIKGWDTKNTGHGELARLIARKVLVKLKGSCVHIPDHLVGMDESVNELVDLLNVESKDIRLIGICGMGGIGKTTLAKVVYQKVSIHFESHSFIPNVREGSKGSGLINLQRQLVSNIIGDIGFELSSIDQGMNMIGDRFCRKKVLIFLDDIDHTSQLMALAAKKGCLGSGSRIVVTTRDKSVLYRLQDQFSCCLIYDVKELNQLEALQLFRKHAFRSGSIPNAFLSLFEKITTKTGGLPLAIEVIGSLLYGKGEAVWQDKLKKMEHHLHRDVKEKLMLSYEALDHLQKQIFLDIACFLDGKDKSYSHYMWDNCGFFPDEGIDVLLLMSLVKIGERNKLYMHDQLKDLGRSIVYEECRKDPEKGYRVWLNEEEGPDIVRQTKV from the exons atgaaaagaaagaggagcCCTTCAGATAAGTTTgaggtgttcttgagttttcgaGGACCGGATACTCGCACTAATTTCACAGATTTCCTCTATTATACCCTGCTTGATAAGGGTATCGGTGTTTTCATAGACAATCAGGGGATTGATGTTGGTGAAGAGATCGGTCCCGAGATTTTCCAAGCCATCGATGACTCGGAAATCTGCATTCCCATCTTCTCCAGAGGCTATGCCTCTAGTAGCTGGTGCCTACGTGAGCTGGAACACATGATGAAGCGTAGGAAAACCAATGAACTTGAGGTTatgcccattttctatgatgtggaACCCTCCGACGTGAAGCTTGAAACCAGAGTGTACAGGGATGCACTAACTCTGCATGAACAAAAACGTGGTATTGAGATTGTGCAGCGCTGGGCGGAGGCACTCAAGGAAGTTAGTAGAATCAAGGGTTGGGACACCAAGAATACAGG CCACGGAGAACTCGCACGATTGATAGCTCGGAAAGTGTTAGTTAAGCTTAAGGGGTCTTGTGTTCATATACCCGATCATTTAGTTGGAATGGACGAATCGGTGAATGAATTAGTAGATTTACTTAATGTTGAATCTAAGGACATAAGGCTTATCGGAATTTGCGGGATGGGTGGAATaggcaagacaactcttgccaaggttGTTTACCAGAAGGTATCTATTCATTTTGAGAGCCATAGCTTCATTCCAAATGTCCGAGAAGGATCTAAAGGTTCTGGTCTTATAAATTTGCAGAGGCAATTGGTCTCTAATATCATTGGTGACATAGGATTTGAACTTTCTAGCATTGATCAGGGGATGAATATGATCGGAGATCGATTTTGCAGAAAGAAAGTTCTTATTTTCCTTGATGATATCGATCATACAAGCCAGCTCATGGCATTGGCAGCAAAGAAAGGATGTTTGGGTTCAGGAAGTAGAATAGTTGTTACAACAAGAGACAAAAGTGTTTTATATCGATTGCAAGATCAATTTAGTTGTTGTTTGATTTATGACGTTAAGGAACTCAACCAGCTCGAAGCTCTCCAACTTTTTAGAAAGCATGCCTTTAGAAGCGGCTCTATTCCAAATGCATTCTTGAgtctatttgagaaaattactaCAAAAACTGGAGGGCTTCCTTTGGCTATAGAAGTGATTGGCTCACTTTTATATGGAAAAGGGGAAGCGGTTTGGCAAGATAAACTGAAAAAGATGGAACATCATCTTCATAGGGATGTGAAGGAAAAATTAATGTTGAGTTATGAGGCATTAGATCATTTGCAAAAgcaaatatttcttgatattgcttgCTTTCTAGATGGAAAAGATAAGAGTTATTCACATTATATGTGGGACAATTGTGGATTTTTTCCAGATGAGGGGATTGATGTTTTGCTTTTAATGTCCTTAGTGAAGATTGGTGAAAGGAATAAACTATATATGCATGATCAGCTCAAGGACTTAGGCAGGAGCATTGTGTACGAAGAATGTCGCAAAGACCCAGAAAAGGGTTATCGGGTGTGGTTGAATGAGGAGGAAGGTCCTGATATTGTCCGGCAAACGAAGGTATAA
- the LOC120291793 gene encoding disease resistance protein RPV1-like: MLMKGCDFPTRISQVPSSIGALVNLECLAICGASQLTVLPDSIGMLKCLAELDVSSTGIAKLPNTIINLKSLKALNMSRSYIKKLPEAIGMLEKLEEIYGMDCNWLETIPGDIAKLPFLKNLILTKTRVKNIPKLPQSLVCLCLSSRASEKAPDISNLMSLRSLELCFSISTFNVSCTQIWHLRTSMPHLRNLAKARTDTACFVLELINCKNLRQIGQLPSSLTEFKVDNCNLLEVVDLSNLSNFQNLKALRVRDCLKLVEIQGLDQLESLEILVIKRCSSWLRLPDLSNWKKLKEWDVDALTTYSARGKRVTHSEDRTIDLVRSYLERACNPELRL; encoded by the coding sequence ATGCTTATGAAAGGTTGTGATTTCCCTACAAGGATCAGTCAAGTCCCAAGCTCTATTGGAGCACTCGTAAATCTTGAGTGCTTGGCCATTTGTGGAGCTTCCCAGCTAACGGTACTTCCCGACTCAATTGGAATGTTGAAATGTTTAGCTGAGTTGGATGTCTCAAGCACAGGTATTGCAAAATTGCCAAATACCATTATCAATCTGAAGAGCTTGAAAGCATTGAATATGAGCCGAAGTTATATTAAAAAGTTGCCTGAGGCAATTGGGATGTTAGAGAAACTTGAAGAGATTTATGGAATGGATTGCAATTGGCTAGAGACCATCCCTGGTGATATCGCGAAACTACCattcttgaagaatttgatattAACAAAAACTCGTGTGAAGAATATACCAAAGCTTCCCCAGAGTTTGGTATGCCTATGTCTGTCCTCAAGAGCCTCAGAAAAAGCTCCAGATATCTCCAACCTCATGAGTTTAAGAAGTTTGGAGTTATGTTTTAGCATCTCAACCTTTAACGTAAGCTGTACTCAAATATGGCACCTCAGGACATCAATGCCTCACTTGCGCAATTTAGCAAAAGCGAGAACTGATACCGCATGTTTTGTGCTGGAACTCATCAATTGCAAGAACTTGCGTCAAATTGGACAACTTCCCTCTAGTTTGACGGAATTTAAGGTTGACAACTGCAATCTTCTTGAAGTTGTGGACCTTTCCAACTTATCTAACTTCCAGAATCTCAAGGCCCTTCGAGTACGGGACTGTCTGAAACTAGTCGAGATTCAAGGTCTTGACCAACTGGAGTCACTAGAGATTCTTGTAATCAAACGCTGCAGTTCCTGGCTACGCTTACCTGATCTATCCAACTGGAAGAAGCTGAAGGAGTGGGACGTTGATGCTCTTACGACATATTCAGCGAGGGGAAAACGAGTAACTCATAGCGAAGATCGTACCATAGATCTTGTACGCTCGTACTTGGAAAGAGCCTGTAATCCTGAATTGAGGCTCTGA